From Microbacterium croceum, a single genomic window includes:
- the atpE gene encoding ATP synthase F0 subunit C codes for MDATTVLADINGHLASVGYGLAAIGPAIGVGIVVGKTIEGVARQPELAGRLQVLMWIGIAFTEALAFVGIAVGFIPFP; via the coding sequence GTGGACGCAACTACGGTTCTCGCAGACATCAACGGTCACCTCGCATCGGTCGGCTACGGCCTCGCTGCCATCGGTCCGGCCATCGGTGTGGGCATCGTCGTCGGCAAGACCATCGAGGGCGTCGCCCGTCAGCCCGAGCTGGCCGGTCGTCTTCAGGTCCTCATGTGGATCGGTATCGCCTTCACCGAGGCGCTTGCATTCGTCGGCATCGCCGTCGGATTCATCCCCTTCCCGTAA
- a CDS encoding F0F1 ATP synthase subunit B, producing the protein MLNALVTNLAAEGEAANNPLLPAWYDIIWSGLWFLIILLVVWKVALPKLTKMLDERSAAIEGNIAKADEAQKQAEAALEEYTRQLAEARTEAGEIREAAREDGKKIVAEAKEAASSEAARITATAHTQIEAERQTALVSLRSEVGTLAIDLAGGVVGETLSDDARATAVVDRFLADLEASEKAAQ; encoded by the coding sequence ATGCTCAACGCTCTTGTCACGAACCTCGCGGCTGAGGGTGAGGCGGCCAACAACCCGCTTCTCCCCGCGTGGTACGACATCATCTGGTCTGGCCTGTGGTTCCTCATCATTCTCCTCGTCGTCTGGAAGGTCGCCCTTCCCAAGCTGACGAAGATGCTCGACGAGCGGTCCGCCGCCATCGAGGGGAACATCGCCAAGGCTGACGAGGCTCAGAAGCAGGCCGAGGCCGCGCTCGAGGAGTACACGCGTCAGCTGGCCGAGGCACGCACCGAAGCCGGTGAGATCCGTGAGGCCGCCCGTGAGGATGGCAAGAAGATCGTCGCCGAGGCCAAGGAAGCCGCGAGCAGCGAAGCTGCCCGTATCACCGCCACCGCGCACACGCAGATCGAGGCCGAGCGTCAGACCGCTCTCGTCTCGCTCCGCAGCGAGGTCGGAACGCTCGCCATCGACCTCGCCGGTGGCGTGGTCGGGGAGACGCTGTCCGATGACGCACGTGCGACGGCTGTGGTCGACCGCTTCCTCGCCGACCTCGAAGCATCCGAGAAGGCGGCCCAGTAA
- a CDS encoding F0F1 ATP synthase subunit delta, whose translation MGSATTQALAASVQALAAASGVTLDTSRELFAAAHAVGESSHLSGALADASAPAEARQNVVASVFGDFSQITRDVLKAVVSERWSDASELVDGIEELAIRAAAISDSGADIEAELFGFSRVIAANSELELALGSRLGGGAAKVELVERLLTGSVSAPAALIVSSLVRQPRDRRIRQLLNRAMRIVSSQHGRVVATVHTASELNEAQRTRLSDALSRRYDGKVSLNVVIDPAVLGGLRVQIADDVIDGSISARLADLRQKLAG comes from the coding sequence ATGGGCAGCGCGACCACTCAGGCGCTTGCGGCATCCGTTCAGGCGCTTGCCGCGGCATCCGGCGTGACCCTCGACACCTCGCGGGAGCTCTTCGCCGCGGCGCATGCCGTGGGCGAATCGTCGCATCTGAGCGGCGCGCTTGCTGACGCCTCGGCTCCGGCCGAGGCACGGCAGAACGTCGTCGCCTCGGTCTTCGGCGACTTCTCGCAGATCACGCGAGACGTGCTGAAGGCCGTCGTCTCCGAGCGCTGGTCCGACGCGAGCGAGCTCGTCGACGGCATCGAGGAGCTCGCGATCCGCGCAGCGGCGATCTCCGACAGCGGCGCCGACATCGAGGCGGAGCTCTTCGGCTTCTCCCGCGTCATCGCCGCGAACTCGGAGCTCGAACTCGCCCTGGGCAGCCGCCTCGGGGGAGGAGCGGCCAAGGTCGAGCTCGTCGAGCGTCTGCTGACCGGCTCCGTCAGCGCCCCCGCGGCACTGATCGTGTCGTCGCTCGTGCGTCAGCCGCGCGATCGTCGCATCCGCCAGCTGCTCAACCGCGCCATGCGCATCGTCTCGAGCCAGCACGGTCGAGTCGTCGCGACGGTCCACACGGCTTCCGAGCTGAACGAAGCTCAGCGCACCCGTCTCAGCGATGCGCTCTCGCGTCGGTACGACGGCAAGGTCTCGCTCAACGTCGTCATCGACCCTGCCGTTCTCGGAGGCCTGCGCGTGCAGATCGCCGATGACGTCATCGACGGCAGCATCTCCGCTCGACTCGCCGACCTTCGCCAGAAGCTCGCGGGCTAA
- the atpA gene encoding F0F1 ATP synthase subunit alpha → MAELSISPDVIRDALKDFAAAYEPTGAAATEVGTVIDAADGIAHVEGLPGVMANELVTFGDGTKGLALSLDQNQIGVVVLGDFTGVEAGQEVTRTGEVLSVPVGDGYLGRVVDPLGNPIDGLGSIATEGSRELELQAPGVMQRKSVHEPMQTGIKAIDAMIPVGRGQRQLIIGDRQTGKTAIAIDTIINQKDNWESGDVNKQVRCIYVAIGQKGSTIASVKGALEEAGALEYTTIVAAPASDPAGFKYLAPYTGSAIGQHWMYGGKHVLIIFDDLSKQAEAYRAVSLLLRRPPGREAYPGDVFYLHSRLLERCAKLSDELGAGSMTGLPIIETKANDVSAYIPTNVISITDGQIFLQSDLFNANQRPAVDVGISVSRVGGDAQVKSIKKVSGTLKLELAQYRSLEAFAMFASDLDQASRRQLSRGARLTELLKQPQYSPYPVEEQVVSIWAGTKGKLDTIEVSDVLRFERELLDYLRRNTSVLDTLRETNVLDDDTVAELDKHTDAFILEFQGGKGTSIGAPGHEEHAAAEADDVNQEKIVKGRRA, encoded by the coding sequence ATGGCAGAACTATCGATCAGCCCCGACGTCATCCGTGACGCGCTGAAGGACTTCGCCGCCGCCTACGAGCCCACCGGGGCAGCGGCGACCGAGGTCGGCACCGTCATCGACGCCGCGGATGGAATCGCGCATGTCGAGGGCCTGCCCGGCGTCATGGCCAACGAGCTCGTGACCTTCGGCGACGGCACCAAGGGCCTCGCGCTGAGCCTCGACCAGAACCAGATCGGTGTCGTCGTCCTCGGTGACTTCACCGGCGTCGAGGCCGGTCAGGAAGTCACCCGCACGGGTGAGGTCCTCTCGGTCCCCGTCGGCGACGGCTACCTGGGTCGCGTCGTCGACCCGCTCGGCAACCCGATCGACGGCCTCGGCTCGATCGCGACCGAGGGAAGCCGCGAGCTCGAGCTGCAGGCGCCCGGCGTCATGCAGCGCAAGTCGGTCCACGAGCCGATGCAGACCGGCATCAAGGCCATCGACGCGATGATCCCGGTCGGCCGTGGCCAGCGTCAGCTGATCATCGGCGACCGCCAGACCGGTAAGACGGCGATCGCGATCGACACGATCATCAATCAGAAGGACAACTGGGAGTCCGGCGACGTCAACAAGCAGGTCCGCTGCATCTACGTCGCCATCGGCCAGAAGGGCTCGACCATCGCTTCGGTGAAGGGCGCGCTCGAAGAGGCCGGTGCCCTGGAGTACACCACGATCGTGGCCGCTCCGGCATCCGACCCCGCCGGTTTCAAGTACCTCGCGCCCTACACCGGTTCGGCCATCGGCCAGCACTGGATGTACGGCGGCAAGCACGTCCTCATCATCTTCGACGACCTGTCGAAGCAGGCTGAGGCCTACCGCGCCGTGTCGCTGCTCCTGCGTCGTCCGCCGGGCCGCGAGGCCTACCCGGGTGACGTCTTCTACCTGCACTCCCGTCTGCTGGAGCGTTGCGCGAAGCTGTCCGACGAGCTCGGCGCCGGCTCGATGACGGGTCTCCCGATCATCGAGACCAAGGCCAACGACGTCTCGGCGTACATCCCGACCAACGTGATCTCGATCACCGACGGCCAGATCTTCCTGCAGTCCGACCTCTTCAACGCCAACCAGCGTCCGGCGGTCGACGTGGGTATCTCGGTGTCGCGAGTCGGTGGTGACGCACAGGTCAAGTCGATCAAGAAGGTATCGGGTACGTTGAAGCTCGAGCTGGCTCAGTACCGCTCGCTCGAGGCGTTCGCGATGTTCGCATCCGACCTCGACCAGGCGTCGCGCCGTCAGCTCTCACGTGGTGCGCGTCTGACCGAGCTGCTCAAGCAGCCGCAGTACTCGCCCTACCCCGTCGAGGAGCAGGTCGTCTCGATCTGGGCCGGAACCAAGGGCAAGCTCGACACGATCGAGGTCTCGGACGTCCTGCGCTTCGAGCGCGAGCTCCTGGACTACCTGCGTCGCAACACCTCGGTGCTCGACACCCTGCGCGAGACCAACGTCCTCGATGACGACACGGTCGCAGAGCTCGACAAGCACACCGACGCTTTCATCCTGGAGTTCCAGGGTGGCAAGGGCACCAGCATCGGTGCTCCCGGCCACGAGGAGCACGCGGCTGCGGAGGCGGACGACGTCAACCAGGAGAAGATCGTCAAGGGCCGTCGCGCGTAA
- a CDS encoding F0F1 ATP synthase subunit gamma, with product MGAQLRVYKQKISSAQTTKKITKAMELIAASRIQKAMARVKASSPFARAVTRAVSAVATHSNVDHPLTREPETIHRSAVVIFSSDRGLAGAFNSQILREGLEVAELLREQGKEPVFYLIGRKAVGYFQFRRIQAAAEWTGDTDTPSFHTAEEISQKLLEDFSRGGVEGGVDEIHLVYNRFVSMMTQTPESVRLLPLEITEADESEAGNTIYPLYEFEPDAETVLDAILPVYIQSRVFNALLQSSAAKQAATQKAMKSASDNADKLITDYTRLRNNARQAEITQQIAEIVGGADALSSSK from the coding sequence ATGGGCGCTCAACTCAGGGTCTACAAGCAGAAGATCTCTTCTGCTCAGACGACCAAGAAGATCACGAAGGCGATGGAACTCATCGCGGCTTCGCGCATCCAGAAGGCGATGGCACGCGTCAAGGCGTCCAGCCCCTTCGCGCGAGCCGTGACGAGGGCCGTATCTGCCGTCGCGACGCACTCGAACGTCGACCACCCGCTCACCCGCGAGCCCGAGACGATCCACCGTTCTGCGGTCGTGATCTTCTCCTCGGATCGCGGTCTCGCCGGAGCCTTCAACTCGCAGATCCTCCGTGAGGGTCTCGAGGTGGCGGAGCTCCTGCGCGAGCAGGGCAAGGAGCCGGTGTTCTACCTCATCGGTCGCAAGGCCGTCGGCTACTTCCAGTTCCGTCGCATCCAGGCGGCCGCGGAGTGGACCGGAGACACCGACACCCCGTCGTTCCACACGGCAGAGGAGATCTCGCAGAAGCTTCTCGAGGACTTCTCTCGCGGTGGCGTCGAGGGTGGCGTGGACGAGATCCACCTCGTGTACAACCGTTTCGTCAGCATGATGACGCAGACGCCGGAATCGGTGCGTCTGCTCCCGCTGGAGATCACGGAAGCCGACGAGTCGGAAGCGGGGAACACCATCTACCCGCTCTACGAATTCGAGCCGGATGCCGAGACCGTGCTGGACGCGATCCTGCCGGTGTACATCCAGAGCCGCGTCTTCAACGCACTCCTGCAGTCGTCTGCCGCCAAGCAGGCTGCGACGCAGAAGGCGATGAAGTCGGCCAGCGACAACGCCGACAAGCTCATCACCGACTACACCCGTCTGCGCAACAACGCGCGCCAGGCGGAGATCACGCAGCAGATCGCAGAGATCGTCGGCGGCGCCGACGCGCTCTCATCGAGCAAATAG
- the atpD gene encoding F0F1 ATP synthase subunit beta — translation MTPTATADQPATAVVGRVARVNGPVVDIEFPHDSIPDIYNALKTTIVIGDSSVEITLEVAQHLGDDLVRAIALKPTDGIVRGQEVRDTGEAISVPVGDVTKGKVFNVIGEVLNLEPGETIEVTERWPIHRKAPNFDQLESKTTMFETGIKSIDLLTPYVLGGKIGLFGGAGVGKTVLIQEMIQRVAQDHGGVSVFAGVGERTREGNDLIHEMEEAGVFDKTALVFGQMDEPPGTRLRVALSALTMAEYFRDVQKQDVLLFIDNIFRFTQAGSEVSTLLGRMPSAVGYQPNLADEMGLLQERITSTRGHSITSLQAIYVPADDYTDPAPATTFAHLDATTELSREIASKGLYPAIDPLTSTSRIMDPRYLGEDHYRVATTVKQILQKNKELQEIIAILGVDELSEEDKIVVSRARRIQQFLSQNTYMAKKFTGVEGSTVPLKETIESFDAIARGDFDHVAEQAFFNVGGISDVEEQWAKIQKENG, via the coding sequence ATGACCCCCACCGCTACGGCTGACCAGCCGGCGACCGCGGTCGTCGGGCGCGTCGCACGCGTCAACGGTCCGGTTGTCGACATCGAGTTCCCGCACGACTCGATCCCCGACATCTACAACGCGCTGAAGACGACGATCGTGATCGGCGACTCTTCCGTCGAGATCACGCTCGAAGTCGCGCAGCACCTCGGTGACGACCTCGTTCGCGCCATCGCCCTGAAGCCGACCGACGGCATCGTCCGCGGCCAGGAGGTTCGCGACACCGGTGAGGCCATCTCGGTCCCCGTCGGTGACGTCACCAAGGGCAAGGTCTTCAACGTGATCGGCGAGGTGCTCAACCTCGAGCCCGGCGAGACCATCGAGGTCACCGAGCGCTGGCCGATCCACCGCAAGGCTCCGAACTTCGACCAGCTCGAGTCGAAGACCACCATGTTCGAGACCGGCATCAAGTCGATCGACCTCCTGACGCCGTACGTGCTCGGTGGAAAGATCGGTCTGTTCGGTGGAGCCGGTGTCGGAAAGACGGTCCTCATCCAGGAGATGATCCAGCGCGTCGCGCAGGACCACGGTGGTGTGTCGGTGTTCGCCGGTGTCGGCGAGCGTACCCGTGAGGGCAACGACCTGATCCACGAGATGGAAGAGGCGGGTGTCTTCGACAAGACGGCCCTCGTGTTCGGCCAGATGGACGAGCCGCCGGGAACGCGTCTGCGCGTCGCCCTGTCTGCTCTGACGATGGCGGAGTACTTCCGTGACGTGCAGAAGCAGGACGTGCTGCTCTTCATCGACAACATCTTCCGCTTCACGCAGGCTGGTTCTGAGGTCTCCACGCTGCTCGGCCGCATGCCGTCCGCGGTGGGCTACCAGCCCAACCTGGCCGACGAGATGGGGCTCCTCCAGGAGCGCATCACCTCGACCCGTGGCCACTCGATCACCTCGCTGCAGGCGATCTACGTGCCCGCCGACGACTACACCGACCCGGCTCCGGCGACCACCTTCGCCCACCTCGACGCCACGACCGAGCTCTCTCGTGAGATCGCGTCGAAGGGTCTGTACCCGGCCATCGACCCGCTGACCTCCACGTCGCGGATCATGGACCCCCGGTACTTGGGTGAGGACCACTACCGCGTCGCCACTACCGTCAAGCAGATCCTCCAGAAGAACAAGGAGCTGCAGGAGATCATCGCGATCCTCGGCGTCGATGAGCTCTCCGAAGAGGACAAGATCGTCGTGTCGCGTGCGCGTCGCATCCAGCAGTTCCTCTCGCAGAACACCTACATGGCGAAGAAGTTCACCGGCGTGGAGGGGTCGACCGTCCCGCTCAAGGAGACCATCGAGTCGTTCGATGCCATCGCCCGCGGTGACTTCGACCACGTGGCCGAGCAGGCCTTCTTCAACGTCGGAGGCATCTCTGACGTCGAAGAGCAGTGGGCGAAGATCCAGAAGGAGAACGGCTGA